In the genome of Archangium lipolyticum, the window ACGCGAGCTGAACACTTCGCGGGGGCGGAGTGAATGCGCGAGGGGGGCGGGCGGTAGCGTGGTGGAGAGGAGCCCGTCTCGGCCGGTACAGCGAAGGAGCGCGCGCATGGCGACGTACGTCCTGGTGCATGGAGCCTTCTACGGGGGTTGGTGTTGGAGGCACGTGCGAGGCCTGCTGAGGGAGGCGGGCCACGAGGTGTTCACGCCGACGCTGACGGGGGCGGGGGAGCGCATCCACCTGCTGACGAGGGAGGTGGGGCTGGCCACGCACATCCAGGACGTGGCGAACGTGCTGGAGTACGAGGACCTGAGGGAGGTGGTGTTGGTGGGGCAGAGCTACGGGGGAATGGTCATCACGGGGGTGGCGGACCTGATGCCGGAGAGACTGCGGCACCTGGTGTACCTGGACGCGCACCTGCCGGAGAGCGGGCAGGCGGCGAGCGGGGCATTCGCGGAGGGGACGAGCGAGGTGTTGAACGCGCGGGCGAGGGCGGAGGGGGAGGCGTGGCTGCTGCCGCCGTTGCCGCTGGGGGCGATGGGGGTGACGCGGGAGGAGGACGTGGCGTGGGCGGGACCGCGCCGGGTGCCGCATCCGCTGCGCACGCTCGACGAGCCGCTGCACCTGGAGCGGGGCCGGAGCGCGGTGCCGTGCACGTACGTGCGTTGCACGCGGCGCGAGGGACTCATTGGGGCCTTCGGGACGGATCCGCTCGCGCCCTTCGCGCGGAAGGCGCGGGAGTGGGGCCTGCGCTTCCGGGAGCTGGATGCGGGCCACGACGCGATGGTGGCGGAGCCGGAGCGCACCGCCAGGTTGCTGCTCGAGCTGCTGACCGAGGGCTGAGCGGGCCGGAAGACGGTTCGAGACGGAATGGTTCACGTCCACGGGCATTTGGGAAGTTGAGAAACGAGGTGGATGACTTTCCTGGTTTGCAGGTGAATACGGGTTGGTCTAGTTACGCGCGTTTCCGGGTTCCCGAACCCATTCACACTGACGACGAGAGGTCGAACGATGAAGACGAACCGAGGCGTGCTGTCGGTCCTGTTGGGAGCCACCCTGCTTGCGGGTTGTGGAGCGGAAGGGCCTGTGGAGAAGGAGGGAGAGGGGCAGCTGGGCGAGCCGGTGTCGACGACGGAGCCGAGCGGGGCGCAGGCGCTGGCGGTGGCTGGCTACTGTGACGATGTGACCACCTGGGATCCGGCGTGGGACAGCTTCGAGAGCCAGGTGCTGACGCTGGTGAACCAGAAGAGGGCGGCGGGTGCGACGTGTGGTGGCGTGGCCAAGCCGGCGGTGCCGGCGCTGACGCTGGACACGCGGCTGCGGTGTGCGGCGCGCAAGCACTCGAAGGACATGGGCCTCAACAACTTCATGAGCCACACGGGCTCGAATGGCTCGTCGCCGTGGCAGCGCATGACGGACGCGGGCTACACGTACAGGTGGGCGGGGGAGAACGTCGCGGCGGGCTACGGAACCCCGAGCGCGGTGGTGGACGGCTGGATGAAGAGCTCGGGCCACTGCAACAACATCATGAGCTCGAACTTCAAGCAGCTGGGAGTGGGCTACTACTACGCCCCGTCGAGCACCTATAAGCACTATTGGACGCAGGACTTCGGCCAGCAGTAGGCGGCTGTCGTGGCGCGGGGGCTCCCCGGTGGGCCCCCGTGCCGTGAAGCTCAGGGCGTCACGGTCACGAGCGCGGTCTCGACATCGGAGCGGCCACCGAGAGAGGCCCACGTGTCCCAGAGGTGGCGGAAGCTCGTGAGGTGCGCGGAGGGGTCGAGACACCTGTCGCGGAGGGCCGCGAGGTAGTTGGCCTCGGTGGCGATGCCCGGCCGCTCCTTCGTGTACGAGTGGCCGTGATGCCGGAAGACGTGGCGGAGGTACTCGAGGTGGAACCCCGCCCGTTCGAGCGGATTGCCCTGGGGGCAGCCCATCCGCTCCGGGTCATCGTTCGAGACATCGTAGAAACGCTTGAGCTCGGCGAGCGCCGCTTCGGGATTCCGGGGGACGAGCCTGCGGTGTCCGAGCAACCAGCTCTCGACGCAGCAGTCCGCGACGATGACGTGGACCTGCCCCTGGTAGTGGATGCCCCTGCCGCGCAACTCCCGCGTCGCGTTCGCCAGGATGGACAGCACCTCCTGCCGCCGTTCGGCGGAGGAGAGCTGCTCGGCATCGATGCAGATGAAGAGGTGGTCGGCCCCATGCTGGGCGGAGTCCTCGAGCGCTTTGGGGATGCGCTGGAGATAGGACGGGTAGCCCATGCCGGCGAGGATGAAGAAGGAGCCCGTCGTGAGGTCCGCGGGGTTGTCCACTGCGCGGAACAGGGGGAAGCAGTGGCCTAGCCAGGCCTTGTAGAGCTTCTTCTCGGTGCGCCGGCCCTCGACGAGGAAGTAGAGCTTCACTCCATGCCCTCCTCGAACTCGGGCGAGTTGATGAGCCGGATGAAGTCGTCCTGGGCGGAAGTGCCCTGCAACGCGGCGATCTCCGAGGCGGGCGTGACGCGCACGGTGCTTCCCTTGCGCCGCACGAGCTTCCAATGGGTCTTGGGGATGTTGTTGATGATGTAGGGGTGATGGCTGGTGATGATGAATTGCAGGTCTTTGGCGCGCGACAGGACGAAGTCGGTCAGCGGGCCCATGCAGTTCACGCCGAGGCTGTTCTCGAACTCGTCGATGAGGACCACGGTCCCGGCGGGGGCGAGCATCAGGTCCACGAGGTGGTTGAGCGTGCGCGCCATTCCGGAGGAGATGTCCTGGGATTCGATCCAGGTGGGAACACCTCGCTCCTTGAGTTTGAAGGACAGGCGATCCCGGGGGCCCCCCCTCTGTGTGTATGATTCTCGTTGGTTCACGATGACATCTTCGACGGAGGGGAAGATGTCGATGAAAAGCTGTTTGAACCGCTCGAATTGCTCGACGAAGCCATTCTGCAGCACGAAAGCCTTCACGACAGGCTGCAGGCCAACAAGGCCACGCAATGATTCGAGAGTAGGGAATCTCCTGAGCATGCCACGTGCATTGACGACAATGGATGCAGTGCTCTGTGCGTCCATGACCCGCAGGAAGCACGTCGCGAATGCCTGGCGCAACCGTACGATGGATGGCTCATCCAGGAGTTGAAGGGCACTCTCGGTGCGGTTGAGCGCCGGTAGTTCTCTGCTACCGAACAAGAAACGGTGCGGGTCTCGTTCGACGAGCTGCCCTTCTCCACTGCTGTGGAGATGCTCCGAGAGAACGACCACGTTGCTGTTCTTGGCCGGGGCTCCACCTTCTTCCTCTGGCGGCAGGTCGCGGTCCGCACTGTCGAACTGCCACCTGTAGTGCTGGCCCTCGTGTTCGAAGCAAAGGTCGAAGCGAACGCCCTGATCCGCGTCGGTGGTATCACCATTCCGGCCAAGCATGTAGATCGTGCGGATCGCCATCAGGATTCGCGTCTTGCCCACCCCCGACGCGCCCACGAGGAGGTTGAAGCGGTCCAGGTGCAGGTCGTCCAGCTTCCAGCCGGTCCGCTTGTCCTCGAAGGAGAGACTCTTCAGTCGCATCGTGGTGCTCCGCTCGACCTGTTCTCCAGCCCTTCTAACATCCACGCCTCCCTGTGAAAGAAACGCGGAGGGGCTCCGTTGAGAAGACCGTGGACGCGAGGGCGCGCGTTCACGGCCAGCGCTTGACGGCGTTGATCCCAAGCACTCGCGGCAGGATGATGGCCCCGGGCTTGGAGCCCTCGCCCCAGGGCCATATCCCCTTGCGCGAGAGGACGAAGCACACCGGGAACTTGCGGCCGTCCGGCAGCAGGGCCTGGGTGTAGCGGCCGTAGACCGCGGTGCTCCCGTCGTAGTCGTCCACGAAGCCCGTCGTCCAAAGGTACCCATAGAGCAGGGTCCCCTCCGGTATCTCCGGGTCCGAGTATCTGTCCCGGATGACCCGTCCGAGGAGCGGGCCGTCTCGATAGGTGCCATGCCCAGAACCCACGATGGGTCCGGGTTGGTGGATGTCGATGATGACGTTGACGGTCCCGAGCCCCAGGGGGCTTATCTTCAGTTCCTCGTACATGGCATGCCGGGCCTCTTCGGGACACTCTCCCGGCTCTGGCCTCACCTGGGCGGCGGGGCATCCGAGCCCGGAGGTGGCGCACAGCCAGGTGACGAGGATCCCCCAGAGTGGGGGGCCGTGGGAGGACGCGGTGGAGTCCTGGACGGGGGTGGAAGGAGACACGGGCGAGCTTCCTTTCGGGGTTGAGGGAACGAACACGGCCCGTCCGCAGAGCAGGCCGATGAGACAGAGAACGCCCAGCCCCGCCAGCGGCGCGAGGAGCCGCTTCGCGCTCCAACCTGGGCGCTTGGCGGGAGCAGCCGTCGTTCCAACTTCCTCCGGATGCTTCGCGTCCTCCGGATGTTGCACCTGTACGGCCTCGGGCACTGCATCCTGGTGCAGTGCGATCCTCGCCTGTTTCTCCTCCAGCGTGGCCTCCGCTGGGGCCGCGTCGTGCGGCGTGAGCGGCACTCGCCAGTCGGGGGAGTTGCGCTCTTTGGCGGCGGTCCACAGGGCTTGCAGCAGCGCCGGGGTGTCGGGGTAGCGCGCCTCGGGCCGTTTCTCCAACAGCCGCAGGGTGATGTCGCTGAGGGAGCGTGGTACCCGGGGATTGATGCGGTGGGGCGCGTCCGGAGGGACGGTGGCGATGGCGGCCACCAGCGCTTCGTCTGGCAGCTCTGGGTCGAAGGGGTGCTTGTCCGTGAGCCCCTGGTAGAGCAGCACACCCAGGGCGTAGAGGTCCGCAGCGGTGCCTCCTTGAAACGGCTCGTTGCGCTTCCACGCCTCGGTGCGCGTGTAGGCGATGAGCTCGGGCGGTAGCAGGTGCAGCACGCCCTCGGGCACGCCCAGCGTCTTCGTGAGGGCTCCCGGTAGACGCACGGTGCCGAAGTCGATGAGGAAGGGGCGGCCGTCCTCGCGGCGGATGAGGAGGTTCTCCGCCTTCAAATCCCGGTGGTACACGCCTCGCTGGTGGAGATCTCCCACCGTGCTCACGATCTGCGAGAAGGTATCCACGAGCTCGGCGGCATGAGGGTGCTTCCGCCAGCGCCATTCGTGCCAGGTGTCCCCATCCACGAAGTCGGTGATGAGGAAGGGATAGCCCTTGCTGGGGTTGGGCCAGAAGTCCACCGCGTACACGCGCAGGAGGTTGGGGTGTGAGGAGTACGTGAAGAGGGCCGCTGCCTCGCGTGCCAGCCGCCGCCAGGTGTTTGCTTCCTGTGCCTGTTCGTCCTCCGAGATGTCTTCCGCGGAGTCTGACACGGGACGCAGCATCATCTTCATGGACTTGATACGGCCGTCCCGTTCCACCTTGAAGACGCGGGCCGAGCCTCCCTGACCCAGCACCGAGAGGATGCGCCAGGGCCCCACGGTGTCACCAGCCTGGAGGTGCTCGGGGTGAAGCGCTTCCGTCATGGACCGATCCTCCTAGAGCCTCACTCCATGGATGGGGAGCAGCCGCCCGCCTTCCGCGTCCAGCAACTCCAATAGAAAGGGGGGCGTGCCGGTGGCGGGAATGTCCGTCTCCACGACGACGAGACTGGACTCTCCAGGTTGAAGTTGGAGCATGTCCAGGTGTACCAGCCGCACCTTGACCGGAGTGCCCTCCGCGCTGAAGAGGCGCGCTGAGCCAGGGGTCCAGGGCTTCTGCCCGGTGTTGGTGATCCGGACGGCCACGACGGCCCAGAGGAAAGCCCGGTAACCCGCCCCCCGCCCCGCGGTGAGGCCACTCCTGTTGCCAGGCGGCACTTTCCCCTCGAACTCCTGGGTGCGGATTCCCCGCGAGTCCAACAGCCCCGACGCCACGAGCCCGGCGGGGCCCGCCACCGCGCATCGGGCCCTCATCACCGTGAGCTCCGCCTCCTTCTCGACCAGCTTCACCTCCAGCCCCTCGGGGGGACGCGGCTGGCGCACCAGCTCCACCTCCTTGTCCACCACCGAGGGATGGGAGACGAGCGCGAGGACGGCCTGCCCACCGTCCCTGTACCGCACCCGCATGACGAGCCGCTCACCGGGGCCCGGCGCGACCAGGGGCTCGAAGGCGACGAGCCGCTCGCCCACGTCGAGGAACCGGAAGCGCGTGGCGCGCCCCTCCACCTCCAGGGAACCGCGTTCCAGCGACGCATCGAAGCGCAGATAGGAGGTGACGTTGAGAGCGACCCGGACCTCGGGCACGGGCTCGCCCGGAGCGCTGGGGAGGACGACCTGCCGCCGTTGTTCCTCGCGGAGGGGGAGCTGGGGCTGTGCCGCCGCCCGTGCTCCCATCAGGAGGAAGACGAGCGGTAACCACGGGAAAAGTCGTGCCAGGGGGGAGCACCTCCGGAGTTCACCCTAACAGAAGTCGGACAGGGCACCGGAAGTCCCTTGCTCGAACCAGGAGCGCGCACTGGGGACCCTCCGGTCGCGAGTTGCGCCAACTGGTCCGACCATCGGACCAGTTGAGCGGATTCGCGCCCGGACCCCGGCCTGTCGGGTGGAGCCGTGCGGGGTGGGCCGTCAGCTCCGGGCGGGTGAGGCCGTCCCCGGACGCGGATACCCGACGAGGAGACACACGATGGGATGGGCGACCGAGGCCATGCGCGCGCTGGCGAGGGGGGAGCAGGTGACGATCCGGCCACGAGGGGGCTCGATGAGGGGGCGGATCGAGGACGGGCAGCCGGTGACGCTGGGCCCGGTGGACCCCGGGGAGGTCGAGGCCGGAGAAGTGGTGCTGGTCCGGTGGAAGGGGGGAGTGCTGCTCCACCTGGTCAAGGAGGCCACGCGGGAGCGGCTGCTGATCGGCAACAACCTGGGCCGGGTGAATGGCTGGGTGAAACGGGAGGCGGTCGTCGGGCGCGTGGTGAGGGTCCACCCGCGTTGAGGGACTCGCGCGGGGCTCAGCGGCCCTGTTCGGCCGCGGCGGAGCAGCAGTGCTGGCAGCGGCGGCGGTTGAGCCCATGGGCGACCACGAGCACGGTGCCGCCAGCGAGGGTGACGCCCGTCTCGGCCAGGCCCTCGTGGAGGACGGACTGGGCGAGCACCAGCAGGGCCAGGCCCGTGGCTCCGAGCGTGGGGATGTACCAGTCGCGGTGCTGGCGGAAGCCGGTCACGAAGCTGACCCCGCCGACGATGACGGCCAGCAGCACCACGCCGAGGTGGATGGGTGTCTCTTCCAGGGACTGGCCCATCATCGACGGCAGCAGACCCAGCACCAGGGGCAGGAGCAGACAGTGGGCCATGCACAGCAGCGACAGCCCCTGGCCCCACGCATCCCAGCGCCCGACTCCGGGGAATGTCTTGTCCTGCCCGCGCGCCGGGAGCTCGTGCCTCATCGGCCCGCCTCTTAGCTGAGATTCGATGGCAGGAGCAATCCTGGTGCGAGCCGGAGGCCCGCGAGAGTCCACTTCCAGCCTGGTGGCTGGTGTATCCAGGTTGCAGGAGAAAACCCGTTTCCTCTTCCTGGAAATCGAGGCCAGAGCGGCAATTCCGAGCGGAAAATCACGGGCCCTGAGTGTTGAGAGGTTTTCATTCGGGGAGCCCGTCAGTACCTTCGCCGAGGGTCCGGCCCGGAGGGGGGGACCTGGAACGCCACGCAACCTGAAAGGACGGAGCGTCATGAGCCACACCCATTCTCACGCCTCGCACGATCACCAGCACACCAGCGGCTGCGGCCACACCGCGGTGCAGCACGGGGACCACGTGGACTACCTGCACGAGGGGCACCTGCACGGGAAGAATGGCCAGGAGTGCAGCATCGAGGCGAACGCGGTGAATCCCGCGAAGTGCACGCCGCAGCACGCCTGCGCGGACCACGCGAAGGACCACCAGCACGGCCCGAAGTGCGGCCACGAGGCGGTGCCGCACGGTGACCACGTGGACTACCTGGTGGGGGGCCACCTGCACCACCCGCACGGTGGGCACTGCGATGACCACGGCGCGCTGCGCGTGGTGAGCTGAGCCCGCTCCCGGGCGCGCCTACTCGAGCGGGGCGCGGTGGGAGCAGCTCGCGCCGTCGCGGCACTCGGGGCCGTGGACGTGCGGCGAGGGGAGCACGAGGAGGGGAGCGCGCGCCTCGTGCTCGTGGGAGCAACCCGGGCCATGGACGTGGGCCTGGGGGAGCCGGATGAAGGAGCCGCGGGCCCCAGGGGCGGGGGGTGCATGGCCGTGGTCGTGCCCGCACGAGGGCCCGTGGACGTGCAGCTCCGAGAGCTTGTCGCCGGTGGGCGCGGCGCCCTCGCCTGAGTCCGTGCCGGGCAGCAGCTGGATGAGGAAGCCGCGCGCGCCCTGCCGCAGCAGCGAGGCGAGGAAGAGCGCGCCGAGCAGCACCAGCCCCACCCACTCCAGGAGGCCCTCATGGTCCGCGTGCGGCTCGTGGGCGAGCCCCGCCTGCGGGGGGAGCAGCGCGTTGAGCGCGAAGCCCAGGAAGATGGAGGTGAGGGCCACCACGGCGCCGAAGGCGAGGGTCACCTTGCGGCCATGGAGCCGGGCCATGACGGCGAAGGTGGTGACGTTGGTGGCGGGGCCGGTGATGAGGAAGGCGAGGGCGGCGCCGGAGGACAGGCCCTTGTGAAGCAGGACGGCCACGAGGGGCGTGGCCCCCGAGGCGCACACGAAGCTGGGCACGCCGAGCAGGGCGAAGAGGGGCACGTCCACGCCGGGAGGCAGGCGCGAGAGCCACTCGGCGGAGAGCAGCGGCTCCACGAGGGCGGCCATGCCCAGGCCGACGAGGATCCACGGGGCGGTGTGGTCCACCGACTCGACGAGCCCCTCGCGCAACCCCAGGGCGAGCCGCTGGCGCAGGGGGAGGGAGGGGGCCGGGGTGGAGGAGGCCGGGGAGGAGGAGTCGATGGGGGCGGGAAGGAGGCGGCTGACGAGGACGCCGGAGAGCAGGGCGACGACGAAGGCGCCGCCGAGGCGGGCGAGGGTGAGGGGCCAGCCGATGAGGGGGACGGAGACGAGGAAGGCGCTCACGCCGATTTCGGGCGCGGCGACGAGGAAGGAGAGGGCGGCGGCGACGGGGACGCCCTTGCGGATGAGGCCGCGGTAGACGGGCAGGACGCCACAGGAGCAGAGGGCGAGGGGCAGGCCGACGATGGTGCCGCGCAGGGCCTGGGAGAGGGAGGAGCCGCGCTTGAGCCAGCCGAGGGAGGCCTCGCCGAGGAAGGCCTGGAAGAGGCCGGTGAGGACGTAGGCGGCGAGCAGGGCGGGGGCGGTTTCGAGGGAGAGGTGGAGGAAGGTGGTGCCCGCCCCGAGCTCCCCGGGCTGGGTGCCGAGCATGGGGTGGGCGCGGGAGATGAGGAGGAGCATCGCCACGGCGGCGAGGGCGCCGAGGCCGCTGGCGAGCCGCTGGGAGGGGGCCTCGAGGGGGGGGCCGGGGCGGCCGCCGCGGAAGAGGGCGGGGAGGAAGGCGCCGGCGGAGAAGGCCTGGAAGAGGGCGGCGGCGCGGAGGGAGTCGGGACCGAGCACCGAGTCCCCCCAGCCGAGGCCGGCGGCGCCGAGGAGGGCGACGGAGCCCAGCACGGCGGTGGCGCCGAGGGGGCCGGCGACGGGGCGGACGAGCCACCACAGTCCCATGCCGAGGGGAAGCCGGTGGAGGACCACGGCGAGCAGGGCGAGCGGCTCACCGCCGGTGCCGTGGAGGGAGAGGGCGCGACCCTCGAGGGTGGCATGGACCGCGAGCCCGGCGACGGCGAGCACCAGCCCGGCGATGGAGGGCAGGCGCCGTGCGAGCCCCAGGGCCAGGCCC includes:
- a CDS encoding serine/threonine protein kinase, yielding MTEALHPEHLQAGDTVGPWRILSVLGQGGSARVFKVERDGRIKSMKMMLRPVSDSAEDISEDEQAQEANTWRRLAREAAALFTYSSHPNLLRVYAVDFWPNPSKGYPFLITDFVDGDTWHEWRWRKHPHAAELVDTFSQIVSTVGDLHQRGVYHRDLKAENLLIRREDGRPFLIDFGTVRLPGALTKTLGVPEGVLHLLPPELIAYTRTEAWKRNEPFQGGTAADLYALGVLLYQGLTDKHPFDPELPDEALVAAIATVPPDAPHRINPRVPRSLSDITLRLLEKRPEARYPDTPALLQALWTAAKERNSPDWRVPLTPHDAAPAEATLEEKQARIALHQDAVPEAVQVQHPEDAKHPEEVGTTAAPAKRPGWSAKRLLAPLAGLGVLCLIGLLCGRAVFVPSTPKGSSPVSPSTPVQDSTASSHGPPLWGILVTWLCATSGLGCPAAQVRPEPGECPEEARHAMYEELKISPLGLGTVNVIIDIHQPGPIVGSGHGTYRDGPLLGRVIRDRYSDPEIPEGTLLYGYLWTTGFVDDYDGSTAVYGRYTQALLPDGRKFPVCFVLSRKGIWPWGEGSKPGAIILPRVLGINAVKRWP
- a CDS encoding permease gives rise to the protein MTLPLSLAVWVLAPLVEAMVKGRRVASAALEGLVFVALGGMVLVHILPHSLSLAGPGALAVATLGLGLALGLARRLPSIAGLVLAVAGLAVHATLEGRALSLHGTGGEPLALLAVVLHRLPLGMGLWWLVRPVAGPLGATAVLGSVALLGAAGLGWGDSVLGPDSLRAAALFQAFSAGAFLPALFRGGRPGPPLEAPSQRLASGLGALAAVAMLLLISRAHPMLGTQPGELGAGTTFLHLSLETAPALLAAYVLTGLFQAFLGEASLGWLKRGSSLSQALRGTIVGLPLALCSCGVLPVYRGLIRKGVPVAAALSFLVAAPEIGVSAFLVSVPLIGWPLTLARLGGAFVVALLSGVLVSRLLPAPIDSSSPASSTPAPSLPLRQRLALGLREGLVESVDHTAPWILVGLGMAALVEPLLSAEWLSRLPPGVDVPLFALLGVPSFVCASGATPLVAVLLHKGLSSGAALAFLITGPATNVTTFAVMARLHGRKVTLAFGAVVALTSIFLGFALNALLPPQAGLAHEPHADHEGLLEWVGLVLLGALFLASLLRQGARGFLIQLLPGTDSGEGAAPTGDKLSELHVHGPSCGHDHGHAPPAPGARGSFIRLPQAHVHGPGCSHEHEARAPLLVLPSPHVHGPECRDGASCSHRAPLE
- a CDS encoding alpha/beta fold hydrolase, giving the protein MATYVLVHGAFYGGWCWRHVRGLLREAGHEVFTPTLTGAGERIHLLTREVGLATHIQDVANVLEYEDLREVVLVGQSYGGMVITGVADLMPERLRHLVYLDAHLPESGQAASGAFAEGTSEVLNARARAEGEAWLLPPLPLGAMGVTREEDVAWAGPRRVPHPLRTLDEPLHLERGRSAVPCTYVRCTRREGLIGAFGTDPLAPFARKAREWGLRFRELDAGHDAMVAEPERTARLLLELLTEG
- a CDS encoding MerC domain-containing protein, coding for MRHELPARGQDKTFPGVGRWDAWGQGLSLLCMAHCLLLPLVLGLLPSMMGQSLEETPIHLGVVLLAVIVGGVSFVTGFRQHRDWYIPTLGATGLALLVLAQSVLHEGLAETGVTLAGGTVLVVAHGLNRRRCQHCCSAAAEQGR
- a CDS encoding AAA family ATPase; its protein translation is MRLKSLSFEDKRTGWKLDDLHLDRFNLLVGASGVGKTRILMAIRTIYMLGRNGDTTDADQGVRFDLCFEHEGQHYRWQFDSADRDLPPEEEGGAPAKNSNVVVLSEHLHSSGEGQLVERDPHRFLFGSRELPALNRTESALQLLDEPSIVRLRQAFATCFLRVMDAQSTASIVVNARGMLRRFPTLESLRGLVGLQPVVKAFVLQNGFVEQFERFKQLFIDIFPSVEDVIVNQRESYTQRGGPRDRLSFKLKERGVPTWIESQDISSGMARTLNHLVDLMLAPAGTVVLIDEFENSLGVNCMGPLTDFVLSRAKDLQFIITSHHPYIINNIPKTHWKLVRRKGSTVRVTPASEIAALQGTSAQDDFIRLINSPEFEEGME
- a CDS encoding DUF2381 family protein, translating into MARLFPWLPLVFLLMGARAAAQPQLPLREEQRRQVVLPSAPGEPVPEVRVALNVTSYLRFDASLERGSLEVEGRATRFRFLDVGERLVAFEPLVAPGPGERLVMRVRYRDGGQAVLALVSHPSVVDKEVELVRQPRPPEGLEVKLVEKEAELTVMRARCAVAGPAGLVASGLLDSRGIRTQEFEGKVPPGNRSGLTAGRGAGYRAFLWAVVAVRITNTGQKPWTPGSARLFSAEGTPVKVRLVHLDMLQLQPGESSLVVVETDIPATGTPPFLLELLDAEGGRLLPIHGVRL
- a CDS encoding CAP domain-containing protein; amino-acid sequence: MKTNRGVLSVLLGATLLAGCGAEGPVEKEGEGQLGEPVSTTEPSGAQALAVAGYCDDVTTWDPAWDSFESQVLTLVNQKRAAGATCGGVAKPAVPALTLDTRLRCAARKHSKDMGLNNFMSHTGSNGSSPWQRMTDAGYTYRWAGENVAAGYGTPSAVVDGWMKSSGHCNNIMSSNFKQLGVGYYYAPSSTYKHYWTQDFGQQ
- a CDS encoding S24 family peptidase; translation: MGWATEAMRALARGEQVTIRPRGGSMRGRIEDGQPVTLGPVDPGEVEAGEVVLVRWKGGVLLHLVKEATRERLLIGNNLGRVNGWVKREAVVGRVVRVHPR